The genomic window AAGACAATCAGCATGACCCCCGCGGCGAAATTGCCCAGAGAGCTTTGCAGGGAAAGACCGATAGCCAAACCCGCTGCGCCGAGAAGGGCAACAAGGGATGTGGTGTCCACGCCCAGTCTGCTGAGCGCCGCGATGGTAACGAAGAGAAGACCCACCCAGCGGAGAATGGAGCACACAAAATTCACCAGGGTCTCGTCCGTGCCCCTGCTCAGCATGACCTTGTGGCAGACACTGACAATGCGTCCCACAACCAGGCGGCCGACGTAAAAAATCACAATGGCGAGCGCCAGCGCAGTGCCGTACTCAATCGCCAGGGGTAGCCACTGGCTGGGGTCTTTTAGCATTTCCATGATCCTGTCCTTCATTGGGGAGGGGTTTCTGAAACGGTTTCTATAACGGTTTCGACGTTTGTGTTGCGACCTGTTTGGGCGCCGACCGTCGCTGCCGGTGCGACCTCGGCGATGCCGGCGGCGAGCTCCTCAGCGAAGGTCCAGAGGAGCTTGCTCATGGCTTTTGCGATGTCGTCACCGCTAGTTGAGTCCAGGGGCAGGGTATCCTCATAGACCACGGACTCCCGGATAATGCTATCCCCGTTTTCCTGTTCCCAGCGACCCTCGGCCGCAATCCTGACGACACCGTTAACGGCTTCAAACTCCTCGATGGTGACCCGCAGTTGCCAGTCCGCCGGTCTCGCCGTCGCATCGGGAAAAAGAATGACCCTTTGGGTATCAAGGATGCTTTCCAGGCGGCGCCCCAGGACGCGCTGGATACCCAGATCCAGGGGCTCAGCCCAGCGTCGCGCCGCGTCGTAGCGCACGGTAAATTCGCTTTCCCGGTACAGCAGCTCATCTCTGAGAAGGTAATCGGGGATATCGATACCGTCGAGGACAATGACGGGGCTTTCTCCCACGGCCATCGGCGCATTGCCGGCGGAGAGCTGGAGATGCTGTATGTTCAAGGACGTGGGCGCGCATCCCTGCAGCGTGAGAATGACTAAAACGACAATGAGGGAGCGCATCAGGATTCATCCCCCGGGCGGCCGCGGAGCAGGGATTCCGGGTGTTCCTCAAGGCTTCGCGCAAGGGACCTGAGGGCTCTCGCAGCCAGGGTCACCTCCTGCATCGCCTGGCTCAGCTGACGGCGGGGCGGGGAGTCCGGCGCGGCGGCGCGTTCCAGTCCCCCAAGGCTGGCGTTGGCAGACACCAGCGCCTCATCGAGACGCTGGAGGGAACCCTCAATAGCATCAGTGATGTCCGGCAACTCCGCATTGAGTGTTGCAACGGTGCGGGTGCCCTCATCAAGAAAGGCTTTCAAACCCGAAGAGTTCTCCTCCAGCGTTGTCGTGAGACTGGTGCTGGCAGCTTCCAGGGCTTCGAGGGTGCTGCGCATGGAGCCCGGCAGGGACTGCATGTCGCTGCTGTTGAGGAGTTCGTCCAAACCGCTGGCAATGCGATCCACATTCTCCGCTATCGCCGCATAATCAATGGTTTCCAGGGAACGACGCAGCTGTTCCAACTCCGTTGGGATCGTTGGAATCTGGGGGTGTGGTGAGGCGATGGTACTGAAAGAGGCCTCTTTGTCCGGCTGAAAATCCAGTTGAATGTATAGAAGGCCCGTGAGGAGGCTCTGGGTATTGAGCTGTGCGGAAAGCCCCCGCTCAACGAGCTCCTCGAGGATGGTCTCCGTGACACTGCCCACCAGTTGCATGGAGTCCCCGCTGATATCCGCTTCAACGATCATGGTGACCTCGCCGTGGTCAGCATCGAGGATCAGATCGATATCGGTGACCTGTCCGATGGTAACGCCTCGCAGGGCCACGGGTGCACCGATGGTGAGCCCGCGAAGGGAGCCATCAAACACCATGACCACCTTGCTTTTTTCGGACCCGAGGCCGCCGCCGGCAAAAAACAGGGCCCCGGCGGCCGCGATGATGAGAGCGCCCACGACAAAAGCACCGACGAAGATACTGCTTTTGCGCTCACTCATGGCTTGTCTCTCCCGAGGCGTGATCCGCCGCCCGGTTTAAAAACTGTCGCACCACCGCGTGCTCGCTGTGCTCGCGCATCCAGGCGGGATTTCCCGAGTCAATCATTCGTTTGCTGTCCGCATCGAGATAAATAGCATTGTTGGCGATGGCAAATATGCTGGGTAGCTCGTGAGTCACCATCACAACCGACGCTCCGGTGGATTCCTTAAGCTGCAAAATCAGGTCATCAAGCCGGCGGGAGCTGATGGGATCGAGGCCCGCAGACGGCTCATCAAAGAAGAGAATATCAGGGTCCAGCGCAATTGCACGCGCGAGGGCAGCGCGTTTGCGCATGCCGCCGGAAATTTCCGCTGGCAGAAAGTCCTGGTAGCCATCAAGGCCCACGAGGGCCAGTTTGAGGGCCACAATGTCGCGGATGTCGCTGGCGCTGTAGTTGCTGTACTGCTCCAGGGGCAGGGCGACGTTGTCCGCCAGGGTCATGGCGCTGATCAATCCTCCGGACTGATAGGTAATACCCCAGTTCTGTCGCAGCGCCTGACGTTCCGCGGGCCCGGCCCGGGTAAAGTTCTGGCTGCCGTAGGAAATGGTTCCCCGTGCCGGTTCTATGAGCCCCAGCAGATGCTTCAAAAGGGTGCTCTTACCGCAGCCCGAGCCGCCCATAATGACAAAAATGT from Congregibacter litoralis KT71 includes these protein-coding regions:
- a CDS encoding PqiC family protein — encoded protein: MRSLIVVLVILTLQGCAPTSLNIQHLQLSAGNAPMAVGESPVIVLDGIDIPDYLLRDELLYRESEFTVRYDAARRWAEPLDLGIQRVLGRRLESILDTQRVILFPDATARPADWQLRVTIEEFEAVNGVVRIAAEGRWEQENGDSIIRESVVYEDTLPLDSTSGDDIAKAMSKLLWTFAEELAAGIAEVAPAATVGAQTGRNTNVETVIETVSETPPQ
- a CDS encoding MlaD family protein, which encodes MSERKSSIFVGAFVVGALIIAAAGALFFAGGGLGSEKSKVVMVFDGSLRGLTIGAPVALRGVTIGQVTDIDLILDADHGEVTMIVEADISGDSMQLVGSVTETILEELVERGLSAQLNTQSLLTGLLYIQLDFQPDKEASFSTIASPHPQIPTIPTELEQLRRSLETIDYAAIAENVDRIASGLDELLNSSDMQSLPGSMRSTLEALEAASTSLTTTLEENSSGLKAFLDEGTRTVATLNAELPDITDAIEGSLQRLDEALVSANASLGGLERAAAPDSPPRRQLSQAMQEVTLAARALRSLARSLEEHPESLLRGRPGDES
- a CDS encoding ABC transporter ATP-binding protein → MSEAVISIRDLTMAYGSRLIQQDVNFDVMRGDIFVIMGGSGCGKSTLLKHLLGLIEPARGTISYGSQNFTRAGPAERQALRQNWGITYQSGGLISAMTLADNVALPLEQYSNYSASDIRDIVALKLALVGLDGYQDFLPAEISGGMRKRAALARAIALDPDILFFDEPSAGLDPISSRRLDDLILQLKESTGASVVMVTHELPSIFAIANNAIYLDADSKRMIDSGNPAWMREHSEHAVVRQFLNRAADHASGETSHE